The genomic stretch ATAAGAGCCTTAGATAGCAAATTCAAAATTTGTTCTAAAAAGATATCAAATTTTAAAATTTGCTATAAGGCTCTAAAATCCCCAAAGGAGGAAAAAAAATGAAGAGAAACAAATGGATTCCATGCATTTTTGCGCTTGTGGCACTGGCCGCTCTTTGCCTCAGCGTCGATTTAACGGCCGCGGCCAAGAGCCGGGTCGTCCTGGCCCGCAACGCGAAGGCGATCAACGACCGCAACCAGGCCGACGCCAAGGAGACCGCCCGCCTTTTCGACCGGGCGCTGCTGGCGCTGACCGGCCGGAAAACCGCGGCCGATTCCTGGAAAACGCTCGGGCTCAAACCCGACGACGTGGTGGCCGTCAAGATCAACTGCAATACCTGGACCATCGGCCTGAGCCCGCATCCTGAACTCATGGCCGCTCTGTGCAACAGCCTGCAAACAATGGTCCCGGCCAATCGCATCATCGTTTATGACAACGATTCGGAATCCTTGATTGCCAGCGGCTTCGCCATCAACCGCACCAGCAGCGGCGTGCGCTATACCGGGACCGACCAGGGCGACGGCTTCGATGCCCAGGAGCGCTTGAGCAAAATCGTCACCCAGACGGCCACGAAGATCATCAACCTGGCCTCGCTGAAATGCGCCGACGGCGACCTGGTCGCCAGCCTGCTGCTCAAGAACCAGATCGGCTCGCTCCTCCCCGAGGACATGCCCAAGTGCCACAAGGATGCCGATTTCCTGGCCGGAGTCTGCGCCCGGTCCAGCCTCAAGAGCAAGACGATCCTGAACATGGTCAGCGGTTTGCGCGGCACCTACCGGCGCTCCGTCCCCTGGTACTGGGGCGGGATCATCATCGGCAGCGACCCGCTGGCGGTCGAGATGAGCGCCATCGGCGTCATCAACGAGAAGCGGGCGCGGGAAAAAGTCGACCCACTCCCGGTTCCCGAGCACGTGAAGATCGCCGAGAAAAAATACGCCCTGGGCACGATCGACCCGGCCAAGATCGAACAAATCAAAATCGACCTGTAATACAATATAAATAAACCGGAAAGATCATCGCGAAATTATCCCTGTTCGCTTTGTTCCCTAAAAAAATGGAGTGCTACTTATAGGCTATAGAATGACTACAATCCCGGCCCGCAGGCTTAATCCGCTAAAATCGATTTTAGCTTCCCGCACGAAATTGACGCTTGGTACAGTCGGTGGACTGACCAAAAGGTCAATATAGCCGTAATTGTCGATGAAAGACTTCGTCGCTTCCCAATAGTAGAGTTTTCCATCCCAACTGCCATCGCCGGTGATCGACGTTTTGCCCTTGAATCCGGATAGCGACGCGTACCGGCCTACGCCCTCGATGAAAAAATGCACCCCGGTAGAAAGTTTTAGTTCCAAACCGAGGCCGCCGTGAAAACCGGTCCCCTGGGCACTGGCATCGATGATGTATTCCATATTCGGGTCAACATCCGTGAGGGATTCCAGCCGGGTTTTCGCCGAATAATACCCCGCTCCGGCATGGATAACGATCGTCAGAGAATCTTTGACAGGCATGAAATAAAATACACTCAGCTTCGCCGGAACGGCCTGAACTTTTCCGAGAATGTTCCAGTTGATTTGCTTCGTCAGTGATTGGAAGGCAAATACCGAAGATTTCGTCGCCATGATGTATTCCGTACCCACGCCCAATCCCCAATGCGGCGACAATTGCAGAATAACGTCGCCCCCGACATTCAAGCCGAAGTGAACGGGATTGAACGACCCCGTTTGCTGTGTATACCCCTGTAAATTCCGGTAGGCTTTCCAATAGTCGGTCCAGCCTTGCAGACCGCTGTTGAGGTCTCCGCCCTGAAGATAAATCCCTCCGCCGAAAATGCGAAATTTAAAGGCGCTGGCCTCCATTTTCAACGGAGCGATAAGCAACAAAGATAAAAGCGTCAGTCCGACAAACGTTTTTTTATTCATGGTTCCCCCTTTTTAACAATCTTTGTTCGTCCCGACAGTGCAAGAAACGCTGACAGGAAAATCAATTTCCCCCATACGTGTATTTTATGGAACTTTTATTTAAATTGCAATAACCGACAATGATTTGTTTAAAAGCATATCCCCGCCAGTAAGCCTGTTTCCCGGGGCGGGCTGCTGACCGCGTGTCACCGGCATTGACAATTTTACCAATTATGGAATAATGAATCCGATGGACGATCAAACCGTTGCTAAATCGTTCCTTATTGTATGAAGGTAGTCTATGTTAAAGGCTAAATTTTGTTTTGAACTATAATTTGAACGATTTGAAAACAGCCGGATATCAAAATGAAAAAACTTCTTGAGCGCATCCATATCGTGCTGGTCGAGCCCAAGCAGGCGGGCAACATCGGCTCGGTGGTCCGGGCCATGAAGAACATGGGCCTTTCCAGCCTGCGTCTGGTCAACCCCGTCCCTTTCCGCGACGAGGTCGAACAGAAGAAAATGGGCTACCGCTCCCAGGAGATCATCGAATCCGCCCGCGAATTCCCTTCGCTCTCGGAAGCGCTGCGGGGCGTTTCGCAGGTCTTCCTGGCCACGGCCAAGAAGGGAAAATGGAAGAAGGATTTCCTGTCGCCGGCCCAGGCGGCCGAGCGCATCGCCGGCAGTCACGGCGACGAGGAGATCGCCCTGGTCTTCGGCCGCGAGGACAAGGGGGTGACCATTGGCGAAAGCCAGCTGGCCAACTTTCTCGTGCGCATCCCCATGGCCGGGGGCTACCCTTCGCTCAACCTTTCCCAGGCGGTGATGGTGCTTACCTACGAAGTGTACAAGACAATCAGCATCGGCGAACACGTTGCCGAACTGCCGCGCATGGCCGAGAAACGGGCGTTCGAGCGGTTGATCGACAACATCTGGGAGCTGATGAAAAGCCTGGAAGTGCGCGAGCCGGAGAACGGCCTTTTCCACCGTTCGCTGCGCCGGGCCATGAGCCGCACCCGCTGGACCAACGCCGACGTGGCCGTGTTCGACCGCTTCTGCAAGCAGGTGCGCTGGTTCACCCAGGCGCGCTGCCGGGCCAAGGCCGGGAAGGAAGAGTGAGCCTGTGAGATTCTATAACACGTTGACCCGCCGGCTGGAGGAGTTCCGTCCGATTGAAGCGGGGAAAGTCGGCCTCTATACCTGCGGACCGACGGTCTACGATTACCCGCACATCGGCAACTACCGCTCCTATGTCTTCGAGGACCTGGTCAAGCGTTTCCTCCTCTACTCGGATTTTCGCGTGCGCCACGTGATGAACATCACCGACATCGACGACAAGACCATCCGCAAGGCCAACGAGCTCGGCGTGCCGCTGGCCGAGGTGACGCAAAAGTACATCGACGCCTTCCACGCCGACCTGCGCACCCTGAACATCCTGTCGGCCGACGTCTACCCGCGCGCCACCGCCCATATTCCGGAGATGGTGAGCCTGATCTCCAGTTTGCTGGAAAAACAATTCGCCTACGAGAAGGACGGCTCGGTCTATTTCAGCATCGAGCGTTTCCCGAACTACGGCCGGCTGGCCAACATCGAGCGCGAGAACCTGAAGCCGAGCGAAGCCGCTACGCTCGATGCCGACGAGTATGAAAAGGAGGCGGTCCAGGACTTCGTCCTCTGGAAGGGGAAGAAGCCGGGAGAGCCCTCCTGGCCGGCGCCTTTCGGCGAGGGGCGGCCCGGCTGGCACATCGAGTGCTCGGCCATGAGCATGAAATATTTGGGGCCGCACTTCGACATCCATATGGGCGGCGTGGACAATATCTTCCCGCACCACGAGAACGAGATCGCCCAGTCGGAAAGCGCCAACGGACAGACCTTCGTCAACTATTGGCTCCATTGTCAGCACCTGATCGTCGACAACAAGAAGATGTCCAAGTCACTGGGCAACTTCCACACCCTGGCCGACCTGCTGGAACGCGGCTGCGACCCGATGGCCGTACGCTACCTGCTGCTCTCCAGCCACTACCGCAAGCTGCTCAATTTCACCTTCGACAGCCTGGAGATGGCCGCGCAGGCACTGGCCCGCATCAAGAACTTCGAGTTTTCCCTCAAGGGCATAAACACGCCGGGCGAAGCCAACCCCGAGACAACTGTCCTGATCGTTGCCGGCGAAAAGGCTTTCGCCGCGCATATGGCAGACGACCTCAACATCTCCGGCGCCCTGGGGGCCTTGTTCGACTTCATCACTAGGATGAACCAGCGCATGGCCAACCTGAAGCAAAACGATGCCGCTCAGGTGCTGGAGTTCCTGCACCGGGTGAATTCGGTCCTGGGCGTCCTGGACGCAGCCGAGGAGAAACCCCTCGACGCGGTCATCGCGGAGAAAATCAGGGAACGGGAAGCGGCCCGCAAGGAGAAGGACTTTAAGAGAGCCGACGCCATCCGCGCCGAGCTGAAAGCTCAGGGGATCGTGTTGCTGGACACCCCCGACGGCGTGAAGTGGAAAAAAGAATAGGCCTGACCTCTTCGACGATTGGCTTAGCGCAATAAATTCTTGTTAAACTTGAAAGAGATTTCTAATCGAGATTGAAGACGTCCAGTTTCTTGGGATAAGTGACCGAATATTTAAAACTGATCGTTTTTTTCTTGAGCGGTTTCAGCTGCAGAAGCCATTTCAGTACTCCCTCGCGCTTCTCCTTG from Candidatus Aminicenantes bacterium encodes the following:
- the cysS gene encoding cysteine--tRNA ligase, producing the protein MRFYNTLTRRLEEFRPIEAGKVGLYTCGPTVYDYPHIGNYRSYVFEDLVKRFLLYSDFRVRHVMNITDIDDKTIRKANELGVPLAEVTQKYIDAFHADLRTLNILSADVYPRATAHIPEMVSLISSLLEKQFAYEKDGSVYFSIERFPNYGRLANIERENLKPSEAATLDADEYEKEAVQDFVLWKGKKPGEPSWPAPFGEGRPGWHIECSAMSMKYLGPHFDIHMGGVDNIFPHHENEIAQSESANGQTFVNYWLHCQHLIVDNKKMSKSLGNFHTLADLLERGCDPMAVRYLLLSSHYRKLLNFTFDSLEMAAQALARIKNFEFSLKGINTPGEANPETTVLIVAGEKAFAAHMADDLNISGALGALFDFITRMNQRMANLKQNDAAQVLEFLHRVNSVLGVLDAAEEKPLDAVIAEKIREREAARKEKDFKRADAIRAELKAQGIVLLDTPDGVKWKKE
- a CDS encoding TrmJ/YjtD family RNA methyltransferase; this encodes MKKLLERIHIVLVEPKQAGNIGSVVRAMKNMGLSSLRLVNPVPFRDEVEQKKMGYRSQEIIESAREFPSLSEALRGVSQVFLATAKKGKWKKDFLSPAQAAERIAGSHGDEEIALVFGREDKGVTIGESQLANFLVRIPMAGGYPSLNLSQAVMVLTYEVYKTISIGEHVAELPRMAEKRAFERLIDNIWELMKSLEVREPENGLFHRSLRRAMSRTRWTNADVAVFDRFCKQVRWFTQARCRAKAGKEE